Below is a genomic region from Hyphomicrobium nitrativorans NL23.
TAACCGCAGCGATTGCGGGACAGCTCGACGATGAGATCTTTTGCCCTGGCAGGTGCCGGCCTCGGATTGGTCGCGGCGATCGTTTTCGCCTCCGCGACCACGGGGCCGATGTTCATCCGCTTCCTTCTCCTATTCATCACGCCGCTTCCGATTGCGCTTGCCGGCCTCGGATGGGGCTGGCGAGCGGGTGCGCTCGCGGGCGGCGTCGGCAGCGCCATCGTCTTTCTCACCGCCGGCCCTCTCGTCGCGCTGGCGTTCGCGCTGACCCAGGTCGTGCCGATGGTGGCGCTGACCTATTTCGCCCTTCTTTCACGCCCCATCCACGAAAGCGACGACGGCGCCGAGGACGACGGCTCGGGCCTCGAATGGTATCCCACCGGGCGGCTGATCCTGTGGGCTGCCGGGATGGGCGCTGCGATGGCCGCCGCCTCCATGCTTCTCCTCGGAGGGGACGTCGAAAGCCTCCGCAAGACGCTCGGCGAATTCATGCAAGCGGCCGTCACGGCCGGGATGCCTCAGGCCGAAGGACAGATCGGCGAAGCCGAACTTGCGGCCCTCTCCGAAATCGCGCTCGCCGTGCTCCCCGCCGCTTCCGCCATGTCGTGGATGTCGAGCCTGCTGTTCAATCTCTGGCTTGCCGGGCGCGTCACGCGGGCCTCGGGGCAACTCGCGCGGCCCTGGCCCGATCTTGCCGCCATCACCTATCCACCGGGAACGCCGCTGGCGTTCGGCGCAGCCCTCGTGCTGACCATGCTGCCCGGAATTCCCGGTCTTGCGGCGTCCGCTGCCACAGGCGGGCTCTTCGTCGCTTACGTCCTGCTCGGCCTCGCGGTCGTTCACTACATCTCGCGCACCAAGCCCTGGCGTCCCTTCGCGCTGTGGGCTCTCTACGCCACACTCCTCATCGTCAACATCTGGATCGCCATCGTCATCGCGATCCTCGGCCTTGCCGAAACAGTCTTCCGGCTGCGGGAGCGATCCCATCTGCCGCCCTCGCCGCCCACGCATCCAAACACCTAGAACATTCGAGAATTCAAAGGAGATTTTGTCATGCAGGTCATTCTACTCGAACGCATCGGCCGCCTTGGCCAGATGGGCGACGTCGTCAGCGTCCGCGACGGCTACGCGCGCAACTTCCTGCTCCCGCAGAAGAAGGCGCTCCGCGCAACGGCTGAAAACCTCAAGCAGTTCGAAAGTCAGCGCGCCCAGCTCGAAGCCAACAACCTTGAGCAGAAGAAGGAAGCCGAAGCCGTCGCCGAAAAGCTCAGTGGCAAGGTTTTCGCCGCCATCCGCTCGGCCGGCGACACCGGGCAGCTCTACGGCTCCGTATCCACGCGCGACCTCGCCGAGGTCGTGACCCAAGGCGGCTTCACGATCGACCGCAACCAGGTCGTGCTTGAGCGTCCGATCAAGACGCTTGGCCTCCACGACGTCACGATCTCGCTTCACCCCGAGGTCCAGGTGAAGGTGACGATCAACGTCGCCCGCACCGAGGACGAGGCCGAGCGTCAGGCGCGTGGCGAAGACGTCACCGTGATCAAGGACGAAGCCATCGAGATCGAGACCTTCAATCCCGACGCTGAGTTTGAGGACGAGGACGAAGCGCCCGCCGCCGACGAAGGCGAAGCAGCGGACGAGGACAAGGCGTAAAAACGCCAAGTCTTACGGAACGAAACATTACAATCCGGGGCCGGAAGCAGGAGCTTTCGGCCTCGGATCGTTTCAGGCCGCCGCTGCCTTCATCAAGTTGCGCAGCCCACACCTTTTTTCGGCATCAGATTCGCCCCACTCAAGCGCCAAATTTTGCGCATGTGGGTAACGGGGGAAGCCTCGTCTCCGCCCCTCTTGCAACTCCCCTCGACTCACCCGCCGGGCTAGGGTGCGCGCATGACAAACCCCGCCCCTCTCCAGACCGATCAGCTCCGCCAGGCTGCCCGCGCCGATACGCCCGTGTCGTTTCGCGAGGCGCCCCACAACATCGAGGCCGAGCAGGCGCTGCTCGGCGCCATCCTGATCAACAACGAGGCGATGGACCGCGTGTCCGCGTTCCTTGAGCCGTCGCATTTCTTCGATCCGCTACACGGGCAGATCTACGAGACGGCGGGCAAGATGATCCAGGCCGGCAAACAGGCGACGCCGATCACGCTCAAGACCTTCTTCGAGAACGCCGAGCCGATCGATGCGCACCTGACCGTGCCGCAGTACCTCGGCCGCCTCGCCACCAGCGCGACGACGATCATCAACGCTGAGGACTACGGCCGCACCGTCTACGACCTCGCCGTGCGCCGCCATCTCATCGTCCTCGGCGAGGATATGGTGAACTCGGCCTACGACGCACCCATCGACTTCCCGCCCGAAAGCCAGATCCAGGAAGCCGAAACGCGCCTTTACGATCTCGCCGAGCGCGGC
It encodes:
- a CDS encoding DUF2232 domain-containing protein produces the protein MRSFALAGAGLGLVAAIVFASATTGPMFIRFLLLFITPLPIALAGLGWGWRAGALAGGVGSAIVFLTAGPLVALAFALTQVVPMVALTYFALLSRPIHESDDGAEDDGSGLEWYPTGRLILWAAGMGAAMAAASMLLLGGDVESLRKTLGEFMQAAVTAGMPQAEGQIGEAELAALSEIALAVLPAASAMSWMSSLLFNLWLAGRVTRASGQLARPWPDLAAITYPPGTPLAFGAALVLTMLPGIPGLAASAATGGLFVAYVLLGLAVVHYISRTKPWRPFALWALYATLLIVNIWIAIVIAILGLAETVFRLRERSHLPPSPPTHPNT
- the rplI gene encoding 50S ribosomal protein L9 — translated: MQVILLERIGRLGQMGDVVSVRDGYARNFLLPQKKALRATAENLKQFESQRAQLEANNLEQKKEAEAVAEKLSGKVFAAIRSAGDTGQLYGSVSTRDLAEVVTQGGFTIDRNQVVLERPIKTLGLHDVTISLHPEVQVKVTINVARTEDEAERQARGEDVTVIKDEAIEIETFNPDAEFEDEDEAPAADEGEAADEDKA